A genomic window from Vanessa cardui chromosome Z, ilVanCard2.1, whole genome shotgun sequence includes:
- the LOC124543354 gene encoding enkurin, whose translation MSIVEIVDHDEVIYRILDKPPPEPPKTPRYESELEKQLKELKIPKLQKTFGYAETPLKPPDQFLKKGEGIGQPIKKSDHKCYVSGKLPPVPRRTASAKKVEKPKINFKVVNIKKAIKTKPKPVEPRLVDTRDGHTKKIKGSGEIPEYCLRKDFGQMPAYLVNRNRRIQKKIDKIKYADEHKESLCKLISEQERQALLKDLKYNWQLLQKDFLQLPMLTDTIPKILRKTKMEQELRQLEKDIALIESNPYIYIYE comes from the exons atgtctATAGTGGAAATTGTAGATCACGATGaagttatttatagaatattagaTAAACCTCCACCAGAACCACCAAAAACTCCTAG ataTGAATCCGAATTGGAAAAACAAttgaaagaattaaaaataccaAAGCTTCAGAAAACATTTGGTTACGCAGAAACACCACTAAAACCCCCTGaccaatttttaaaaaagggaGAAGGTATTGGTCAACCAATTAAGAAATCTGATCACAAATGTTACGTGTCTGGAAAACTTCCACCTGTTCCGAGGCGCACTGCTTCTGCTAAAAAAGTTGAAAAacctaaaattaatttcaaagttgtaaacattaaaaaagctataaaaacaaaacctaaGCCTGTAGAACCAAG atTAGTAGACACCAGAGATGggcatacaaaaaaaataaaaggatcTGGAGAAATTCCTGAATACTGCTTAAGAAAAGATTTTGGACAAATGCCAGCATACTTAGTAAACAGGAATAGACGAATTCAAAAGAAAattgacaaaattaaatacgCCGACGAACACAAAGAAAGCTTGTGCAAACTGATTAGTGAACAGGAGAGACAAGCCTTACTTAaa gaCTTAAAATATAACTGGCAGCTTTTGCAAAAAGACTTTCTTCAGCTACCGATGCTGACAGATACCATTCCAAAAATtctaagaaaaacaaaaatggaACAGGAATTACGTCAGCTCGAAAAAGACATAGCATTAATAGAATCAAAtccttacatttatatttatgagtgA